The following coding sequences lie in one Candidatus Neptunochlamydia sp. REUL1 genomic window:
- a CDS encoding M24 family metallopeptidase has translation MNVEEIQKQLQFYDIDGWLLYDFHGKNPLALEVMKVPKEMLMTRRCFYWIPYEGVPKKLVHKIEAHNLDHLPGEKTLYASWKEMHHHLEELLHRQKKIAMEYSPNQAIPTVSLVDGGLIDLIREFGPKVVSSAPFLQSFTCLWSDEQYKLHKEAAEVLENAVTDAWKLIKNRLDKGEFIDEYQVQQFILGEFEKNHCLTEGVPICAVNGNAADPHYCPTKKKNTVIHKGDFILIDLWCKKNKKDAVFADITRVGVASEKPTQRHQKIFDIVRKSQKAGTDLIIERYAKGKEIKGAEVDAKVRSVIEKEGYGDYFTHRTGHNIHTENHGPGANLDNRETEDNRPLIPRTCFSNEPGIYLPGEFGVRLEYDIFIHESGKIEITLPPQEELVTLG, from the coding sequence ATGAACGTCGAAGAAATTCAGAAACAACTTCAGTTTTATGATATCGATGGATGGTTACTATATGACTTTCACGGAAAGAACCCTCTTGCTCTAGAGGTAATGAAAGTGCCGAAAGAAATGCTCATGACCCGTCGATGTTTTTATTGGATTCCCTATGAAGGAGTTCCCAAAAAGCTTGTTCATAAAATTGAGGCCCACAACTTAGACCATTTACCCGGTGAAAAAACTCTTTATGCTTCATGGAAAGAAATGCACCACCATTTAGAAGAGCTTCTCCACAGGCAAAAAAAAATTGCTATGGAATATTCTCCTAATCAAGCCATTCCGACTGTGTCGCTAGTTGACGGAGGACTTATTGATTTGATCAGAGAATTTGGGCCTAAAGTTGTGAGTTCTGCCCCTTTCCTGCAATCCTTTACCTGTCTATGGAGTGATGAGCAGTACAAGCTCCATAAAGAGGCAGCAGAGGTTCTTGAAAATGCAGTGACAGATGCTTGGAAACTCATTAAAAACCGTCTGGATAAGGGGGAATTTATCGATGAGTATCAAGTCCAGCAATTCATACTGGGGGAGTTTGAAAAGAATCACTGCTTGACAGAAGGGGTTCCCATTTGTGCAGTGAACGGAAATGCCGCTGATCCCCATTATTGTCCTACAAAAAAGAAAAATACAGTGATCCATAAAGGGGATTTCATTTTGATTGACCTTTGGTGCAAAAAAAATAAAAAAGATGCTGTATTTGCCGACATTACCCGTGTGGGAGTAGCCTCTGAAAAGCCTACCCAAAGACACCAAAAGATTTTCGATATTGTAAGGAAGTCGCAAAAAGCTGGGACTGATCTTATTATTGAAAGGTATGCAAAGGGAAAGGAGATAAAGGGGGCTGAGGTTGATGCAAAAGTGCGCAGCGTGATTGAAAAAGAGGGGTATGGAGATTATTTTACTCACCGGACCGGTCATAACATTCATACAGAGAATCATGGGCCTGGAGCCAATCTTGACAATCGAGAAACAGAGGACAACCGCCCTCTAATCCCTCGAACCTGTTTTTCTAATGAGCCAGGAATCTATCTTCCGGGAGAGTTTGGTGTTCGTTTAGAGTATGATATTTTTATTCACGAGAGTGGAAAGATAGAAATAACGCTTCCTCCTCAAGAAGAGCTTGTTACCCTAGGGTGA
- the secE gene encoding preprotein translocase subunit SecE, translated as MKKKPDMSVSQKIAELSVAKKKKAKKTNFLHDMKEEMKRVSWTTKDELRTCGKIVIGAIFFLGLGIYLVDLLIRLVLNGIGNLVRLIGA; from the coding sequence ATGAAAAAAAAGCCAGATATGTCGGTCTCACAGAAAATAGCAGAACTAAGCGTGGCAAAGAAGAAGAAGGCCAAGAAGACGAACTTCCTCCATGACATGAAAGAGGAAATGAAAAGAGTCTCTTGGACGACTAAAGACGAGCTTCGAACGTGTGGGAAGATTGTTATAGGGGCCATTTTTTTTCTAGGGCTCGGAATCTATTTGGTTGATTTATTGATTCGCCTCGTTCTGAACGGAATAGGCAACCTAGTGCGATTAATAGGAGCTTAA
- the rplL gene encoding 50S ribosomal protein L7/L12, protein MPTQEANIEKLVDTLSELTVLDLSKLKKALEDKWDVKAAAGGPVMMAAAPAAGDSAAADEATDFQVMLEEFPADKKIAVIKIVREVTGLGLKEAKELVESAPKAIKDSAPKAEAEEIKKKLTDAGAKVALKDV, encoded by the coding sequence GTGCCCACACAAGAAGCAAATATTGAAAAATTAGTAGATACGCTAAGCGAACTTACTGTTCTAGATCTTTCTAAACTTAAAAAAGCCCTCGAAGATAAGTGGGATGTTAAAGCTGCGGCAGGTGGACCTGTTATGATGGCTGCTGCTCCTGCTGCTGGAGATAGTGCTGCTGCGGATGAAGCAACAGACTTCCAAGTCATGCTGGAAGAATTCCCTGCTGACAAGAAGATCGCAGTTATTAAGATTGTTAGAGAAGTTACAGGACTTGGTTTGAAAGAAGCTAAGGAACTCGTAGAAAGTGCTCCTAAGGCTATAAAGGACAGTGCTCCTAAGGCTGAAGCTGAAGAGATTAAGAAGAAGCTTACTGACGCAGGTGCAAAGGTTGCACTTAAAGATGTCTAA
- the nusG gene encoding transcription termination/antitermination protein NusG: MEGQWFVIQVMSGQEKKVKKNLEESRLAAGMTDVVQEIVVPTENVAEVKRGEQKISEKRLWPGYALVKMILTDDSWMYVKETNGVIDFLGGGKPVPLSTSEVGEILQDLQSRKGEVAYKHKLQVGENVKIIDGVFVNFIGTVIEVNHEKGRLSAMVSIFGRDTRVDDLEFWQVEEVTEDVGVE, translated from the coding sequence ATGGAAGGTCAGTGGTTTGTCATCCAAGTCATGTCAGGACAAGAGAAAAAGGTAAAGAAGAACCTTGAGGAAAGCCGCTTAGCGGCAGGGATGACCGATGTTGTTCAGGAAATTGTTGTTCCGACCGAAAATGTAGCTGAGGTGAAGCGTGGTGAGCAAAAGATTAGCGAAAAACGCCTTTGGCCTGGATACGCTCTGGTTAAAATGATTCTCACTGACGACTCTTGGATGTACGTTAAAGAGACGAATGGTGTTATTGACTTTCTCGGTGGAGGAAAACCCGTTCCTCTTTCGACATCAGAGGTGGGAGAGATTCTTCAAGACCTTCAATCTCGTAAAGGTGAAGTGGCCTATAAGCATAAATTGCAAGTGGGAGAAAATGTAAAGATTATTGACGGTGTTTTCGTGAATTTCATCGGGACAGTCATAGAAGTTAACCATGAGAAGGGAAGATTAAGTGCAATGGTCTCGATCTTTGGCCGGGATACTCGAGTGGATGACTTAGAGTTTTGGCAAGTAGAAGAAGTTACAGAAGACGTAGGAGTTGAATAA
- the rpoB gene encoding DNA-directed RNA polymerase subunit beta: MLKRPPERVSFRSREEIIDLPNLIEIQVKSFRQFFQEDKLPHERENMGLEEVFREIFPIKSYDEKTVLEYLLYNLGVPKYSPEECIRRGITYNVTLKVKFRLTDETGIKEEEVYMGTIPVMTDQGTFIINGAERVIVSQLHRSPGVSFEQAKHAKGNVLYSFRIIPYRGSWLEASFDINDLIYIYVDRKKRRKKVLATSFIRTLGYSSDSDIIEEFFNTYRVKIKSDKDFPKLVGKILAEDILDEDTGVIFGKASEKLTTAMLKRMFDAGIKAIRIAEDADETSPIIKMLAKDPTDSYESALKDFYRKIRPGEPATLSNARSTIMRLFFDPKRYNLGRVGRYKLNRKIGRETTDEDLEVVTLKKEDLVDALKYLIKLKEGNEDVHVDDIDHLGNRRVRSVGELIQNQCRIGLARMEKIIKERMNLFDFSSDTLTPGKLVSAKGLAGVLKDFFGRSQLSQFMDQTNPVAELTHKRRLSSLGPGGLNRERAGFEVRDVHSSHYGRVCPIETPEGPNIGLITSLSSFAKINEFGFIETPYRIVRDGIVTEEIEYMTADQEEKCVIAQASAALDDHSMFEEPIVWARYRTEPLKIESEKITHMDVSSKQLVSVVTGLIPFLEHDDANRALMGSNMQRQAVPLLKTDAPLVGTGLEKRIARDSGAVVIAEEDGVVEYVDGYRIIVASKANKMSKKTYLLNKFMRSNAGTSINQTPLCNVGDEVTAGDTLADGPAMDKGEVALGKNVLVAFMPWCGYNYEDAIIMSEKLIKDDAYTSVYLEEFELTARDTKLGKEEITRDIPNVSEEALADLGEDGIIRIGAEVKPGDILVGKITPKSETELSPEERLLRAIFGEKAADVKDASLTAPPGTEGVVMDVKVFSRRDRLSKTDDELVEEATRIKDVHREFKEKESDILMQFHEKLGALLLGEEAPEPIMHRITGDVLIKKGDKITQEMLEMLETENPDHLILPQNDTYEVLRTILRDYETAVQHLHMEHKSEVEYMRKGDIELDPGIIRQVKVYVATKRKLQVGDKMAGRHGNKGVVSNIVPVADMPYLPDGQTIEIILNPLGVPSRMNMGQLLETHLGLVARRAGIYVKSPVFEGFPEDRIWEMMKEQGFSETGKSYLYDGRSGERFDNPVVVGYIYMLKLSHLVADKIHARAIGPYSLVTQQPLGGKAQMGGQRFGEMEVWALMAYGAAHLLQEMLTVKSDDVSGRTRIYESIVKGDNTLKAGTPESFNVLVKEMQGLCLDVRAECAEEEV, from the coding sequence ATGCTAAAAAGACCCCCAGAAAGGGTGAGTTTTAGAAGCCGAGAAGAAATTATCGATCTTCCAAACTTAATTGAAATTCAGGTTAAATCCTTCCGTCAGTTTTTCCAAGAAGATAAACTGCCCCATGAACGTGAAAACATGGGACTAGAGGAAGTCTTTAGAGAGATTTTCCCTATCAAGTCTTATGACGAGAAAACTGTTCTGGAATATCTTTTGTATAACTTGGGTGTCCCTAAATATTCTCCAGAAGAATGTATTAGACGTGGAATTACTTACAATGTCACGTTGAAAGTGAAGTTCCGACTTACCGATGAAACTGGAATTAAAGAAGAAGAAGTCTACATGGGAACAATCCCTGTTATGACTGACCAAGGGACGTTTATTATTAACGGCGCCGAACGAGTGATTGTTTCCCAACTTCACCGCTCACCCGGGGTCTCTTTTGAACAAGCTAAACATGCGAAAGGAAATGTTTTGTATTCTTTCCGCATTATTCCTTATAGAGGAAGTTGGCTTGAAGCTTCTTTCGATATTAATGACCTTATCTATATCTATGTTGATCGGAAAAAGAGACGCAAGAAAGTTCTTGCCACTTCCTTTATCCGTACTTTAGGATATTCCTCTGATTCTGATATTATCGAAGAGTTTTTTAACACCTATCGCGTAAAGATCAAATCAGATAAGGACTTCCCTAAGCTTGTTGGTAAGATTCTTGCTGAAGATATTCTTGACGAAGACACAGGGGTGATTTTTGGTAAAGCATCTGAAAAACTCACAACTGCGATGCTTAAGCGAATGTTTGATGCAGGAATTAAAGCTATCCGGATTGCTGAAGACGCAGATGAAACAAGCCCTATCATCAAAATGCTTGCAAAAGACCCTACTGATTCATATGAGTCTGCATTGAAAGATTTTTACCGAAAAATTCGTCCCGGTGAACCTGCGACGCTTTCAAATGCTCGTTCGACGATTATGAGACTTTTCTTTGATCCTAAACGCTATAATCTTGGTCGTGTAGGTCGCTATAAGCTCAATAGAAAGATTGGAAGAGAAACAACTGATGAAGATCTTGAAGTCGTCACCCTGAAGAAGGAAGATCTTGTAGACGCTCTGAAATACTTGATTAAGCTGAAAGAAGGAAATGAAGATGTTCATGTAGATGACATTGATCATCTTGGAAACCGACGTGTGCGCTCGGTAGGTGAGTTGATCCAGAATCAGTGCCGAATTGGTCTGGCTCGGATGGAGAAAATCATTAAAGAGAGAATGAATCTTTTTGATTTCTCTTCAGATACCTTGACTCCAGGTAAATTAGTTTCGGCAAAAGGACTTGCTGGAGTTTTGAAGGACTTCTTTGGGCGTTCTCAACTTTCTCAATTCATGGATCAAACAAATCCTGTCGCGGAATTAACCCATAAAAGGCGTCTTTCGTCTTTAGGGCCCGGCGGTTTAAACCGTGAACGAGCTGGATTTGAAGTTCGAGATGTTCACTCGAGTCATTACGGGCGTGTTTGTCCGATTGAAACACCTGAAGGTCCAAACATTGGTTTGATTACCTCTCTTTCCTCTTTTGCTAAGATTAACGAGTTTGGATTCATCGAGACACCTTATCGCATTGTTCGTGACGGAATTGTTACAGAAGAGATTGAATATATGACAGCCGATCAGGAAGAGAAGTGTGTCATTGCTCAGGCCTCAGCGGCGCTAGATGATCACAGCATGTTTGAGGAGCCAATTGTTTGGGCTCGTTATCGGACTGAGCCACTCAAAATTGAGTCGGAAAAAATCACTCATATGGACGTTTCATCAAAGCAGCTTGTTTCAGTTGTAACTGGTTTGATTCCATTCCTTGAGCATGATGATGCCAACAGGGCCTTAATGGGATCGAATATGCAGCGTCAAGCAGTGCCACTGTTGAAGACAGATGCACCTCTAGTGGGAACGGGCCTTGAAAAGAGAATTGCTCGGGACTCTGGCGCTGTTGTAATTGCAGAAGAAGATGGAGTTGTTGAGTATGTCGATGGTTACAGAATTATAGTTGCTTCTAAAGCAAATAAAATGAGTAAGAAGACTTACCTTTTAAATAAGTTTATGCGTTCAAATGCTGGGACTTCAATAAACCAAACCCCTCTTTGTAATGTTGGGGATGAGGTGACTGCTGGAGATACCCTTGCAGATGGTCCTGCTATGGACAAAGGAGAGGTTGCTCTTGGGAAAAATGTTCTTGTAGCTTTCATGCCCTGGTGTGGTTACAACTATGAGGATGCGATCATTATGTCGGAGAAGCTCATCAAAGATGATGCTTACACCTCTGTATATCTTGAAGAGTTTGAGCTCACAGCTCGAGATACCAAGTTAGGTAAAGAAGAGATTACACGGGACATTCCAAATGTTTCTGAAGAAGCACTGGCTGATCTTGGTGAAGATGGAATTATCCGTATCGGTGCTGAGGTTAAGCCTGGCGATATTCTTGTTGGTAAGATTACTCCTAAATCAGAAACTGAACTTTCTCCTGAAGAGCGTCTCTTAAGAGCAATCTTCGGTGAAAAAGCAGCAGACGTTAAGGATGCTTCTTTGACAGCTCCTCCGGGAACGGAAGGTGTCGTCATGGATGTGAAAGTTTTTAGCCGGCGTGATCGTTTATCTAAGACAGACGATGAACTTGTCGAAGAAGCAACACGTATTAAAGATGTTCACCGCGAATTTAAAGAGAAAGAATCCGATATCCTAATGCAGTTCCATGAAAAGCTTGGAGCACTTCTCCTTGGAGAGGAAGCGCCTGAGCCCATTATGCATCGTATTACAGGGGATGTTCTCATTAAGAAAGGGGATAAGATTACCCAGGAAATGCTTGAAATGCTCGAGACTGAAAATCCTGATCATCTAATCCTTCCTCAGAATGATACCTATGAAGTGCTTCGCACCATTCTCCGTGATTATGAAACGGCTGTGCAGCATCTTCATATGGAACACAAATCAGAAGTCGAATACATGCGTAAAGGGGATATAGAACTTGATCCCGGCATTATCCGCCAAGTAAAAGTCTATGTTGCTACTAAGCGTAAATTGCAGGTGGGTGACAAGATGGCAGGACGTCATGGTAACAAGGGGGTTGTTTCGAATATCGTCCCTGTTGCCGACATGCCATATCTTCCTGATGGGCAGACAATTGAAATCATTCTCAACCCTCTCGGTGTACCCTCTCGTATGAATATGGGGCAGCTCCTTGAGACGCATTTAGGTCTTGTGGCTCGCAGAGCGGGCATCTATGTAAAGAGTCCCGTTTTTGAAGGGTTTCCAGAAGATCGCATTTGGGAGATGATGAAAGAACAAGGTTTTTCTGAAACAGGAAAATCCTATCTCTATGATGGACGTAGTGGTGAGCGTTTTGATAACCCGGTTGTTGTTGGGTATATCTACATGCTTAAGCTTTCTCATTTAGTAGCCGATAAGATTCACGCAAGAGCGATTGGACCTTATTCACTTGTCACTCAGCAGCCACTTGGTGGTAAGGCTCAGATGGGTGGTCAACGTTTCGGTGAGATGGAGGTATGGGCTCTCATGGCTTATGGTGCTGCCCACCTTCTCCAAGAAATGCTCACAGTGAAGTCAGATGATGTATCTGGAAGAACGCGGATTTATGAGTCTATTGTCAAGGGTGACAATACACTTAAAGCGGGAACTCCAGAGTCATTTAATGTCCTAGTGAAAGAGATGCAAGGTTTATGTCTTGATGTCCGCGCCGAATGCGCAGAAGAAGAAGTATAA
- a CDS encoding SufE family protein — MEFQSCLEKQRKFLETFSSLPTQEEKYHHVIELGRSASPMDLEDQVENHLVQGCQSLLYLKVVCKNKKLLISTHSDALISAGLAFLLTQVYIGEPPEAVFKCPPTFIKEMGLLSALSPSRANGLNSLYQKLQKESLKWLT; from the coding sequence ATGGAATTCCAAAGCTGTCTTGAAAAACAACGCAAATTTCTAGAGACTTTCTCCTCTCTACCTACTCAGGAAGAAAAGTATCATCATGTGATAGAGCTGGGACGCTCTGCTTCACCTATGGACCTTGAGGATCAAGTTGAAAATCATCTTGTTCAAGGTTGTCAAAGCCTTCTTTACTTGAAAGTTGTATGCAAAAATAAAAAGCTCCTGATTTCCACCCACTCCGATGCTCTGATTTCCGCAGGATTAGCCTTTCTTTTAACGCAAGTTTACATTGGAGAACCTCCAGAAGCTGTGTTCAAGTGCCCCCCAACATTCATTAAGGAAATGGGACTTCTGAGCGCACTCTCCCCCTCCCGAGCCAATGGGTTAAATAGCCTTTACCAAAAACTGCAAAAGGAGTCTCTTAAATGGCTGACTTAA
- the rplJ gene encoding 50S ribosomal protein L10, with product MRKEKQFLLDEIKEKLSGSTSFVLTSYLGMDPNTTSDFRTSVVDSGGLFCVVKKRVFLKAAEEAGLAINKEMLSGHIGVVYSGEDTVATTKAVYDFKNKNDKLLDVLGGLFEGKMCSPEDLKEISKLPSQDEMRAQFLGVLEAPMSGVVSAMEATMSGVVSCMDQKVQNEESKQ from the coding sequence ATGAGAAAAGAAAAGCAATTTCTCTTAGATGAGATAAAGGAAAAACTGAGTGGGTCGACCTCGTTTGTTCTCACGAGCTACTTGGGGATGGATCCGAATACAACTTCGGATTTCAGGACCTCTGTTGTTGATAGTGGAGGGCTTTTTTGTGTCGTTAAAAAGCGAGTATTTTTAAAGGCTGCAGAAGAGGCAGGTCTTGCTATCAACAAAGAGATGCTTTCAGGGCATATTGGTGTCGTCTACTCTGGAGAAGATACTGTTGCTACGACAAAAGCAGTTTATGACTTTAAGAATAAAAACGACAAGCTTCTTGATGTACTTGGCGGCCTTTTCGAAGGCAAGATGTGCTCTCCTGAAGATCTTAAAGAGATCTCCAAGCTCCCAAGTCAAGATGAAATGAGAGCTCAGTTCCTAGGAGTTCTTGAAGCGCCTATGTCAGGTGTGGTTTCCGCTATGGAAGCTACCATGTCAGGTGTCGTTAGCTGTATGGACCAAAAGGTTCAAAACGAAGAATCAAAACAATAA
- the tuf gene encoding elongation factor Tu, which translates to MAKETFQRNKPHVNIGTIGHVDHGKTTLTAAITNYLAKKGGAKFRDYASIDNSPEEKARGITINSSHVEYETENRHYAHVDCPGHADYVKNMVTGAAQMDGAILVVGATDGPMPQTKEHVLLARQVGVPSIVVFLNKMDQIGAGDEELVDLVEMEISEMLEAQGYKDCPIIRGSALKALEAEAEWEAKIDDLMKAVDEKIPTPEREVDKPFLMPVEDVFSISGRGTVATGRVEKGIIKINDKIQIVGLRDTRESVATGLEMFNKLLDEARAGENVGVLLRGVDKNDIERGMVLAAPGTCTPHIKFQGTVYILKKEEGGRHKPFFTGYRPQFYIRTTDVTGTVTLPEGTEMVMPGDNVEITGELISPVAMEEGMRFAIREGGRTIGAGTVSKIIQ; encoded by the coding sequence ATGGCTAAGGAAACATTTCAAAGGAATAAGCCCCATGTTAATATTGGGACTATTGGGCACGTCGATCACGGGAAGACAACACTAACCGCAGCAATTACAAACTATCTTGCTAAGAAGGGTGGTGCAAAATTTCGTGATTACGCCTCAATTGATAATAGCCCTGAGGAAAAAGCACGTGGGATTACTATTAATTCAAGTCACGTTGAATACGAAACAGAAAATAGACACTATGCACACGTAGACTGTCCGGGGCACGCTGACTATGTCAAGAACATGGTTACAGGTGCTGCTCAAATGGATGGAGCTATTCTTGTCGTAGGTGCAACTGATGGGCCGATGCCTCAAACGAAAGAGCACGTTCTTCTTGCTCGTCAAGTAGGGGTCCCTTCTATCGTTGTATTTCTCAACAAAATGGACCAAATTGGTGCGGGTGACGAGGAACTCGTTGATCTCGTCGAGATGGAAATCTCTGAGATGCTTGAGGCACAGGGTTATAAAGATTGCCCTATCATTCGAGGTTCTGCTCTAAAGGCTCTTGAAGCGGAAGCTGAGTGGGAAGCTAAGATTGATGACCTAATGAAAGCTGTTGATGAAAAAATCCCAACTCCTGAGCGTGAAGTTGACAAGCCGTTCCTAATGCCAGTTGAGGATGTTTTCTCGATTTCTGGGCGAGGAACTGTTGCTACTGGACGTGTAGAGAAAGGGATTATTAAGATTAACGATAAAATTCAAATCGTTGGTCTTCGTGACACTCGTGAGAGTGTTGCTACAGGTCTAGAAATGTTTAATAAGCTTCTTGATGAAGCTCGCGCTGGGGAGAATGTTGGAGTTCTTCTTCGTGGAGTAGACAAGAATGATATTGAGCGTGGAATGGTGCTTGCAGCCCCCGGAACTTGTACACCTCACATTAAGTTTCAGGGAACCGTCTATATCCTTAAAAAAGAAGAGGGTGGACGACACAAGCCATTCTTTACTGGATATCGACCTCAGTTTTACATTCGTACCACTGATGTAACCGGAACAGTTACTCTACCTGAGGGTACTGAAATGGTCATGCCTGGTGACAACGTAGAAATAACTGGTGAGTTAATTAGCCCTGTTGCAATGGAAGAAGGAATGAGATTTGCGATTCGTGAAGGTGGCCGAACTATCGGAGCTGGAACGGTTTCAAAAATTATTCAGTAG
- the rplK gene encoding 50S ribosomal protein L11 gives MAKKFEKKIKLQIPAGKASPAPPIGPALGSAGLNIMAFCKEFNAKTQDKAGELLPVEISVFSDKSFTFITKQPPVARMILKEIGIDKGSGVPNRDKVGKLTKEQVKKIVDKKRPDLRVRSDEAAGRIVEGTARSMGVDIIEG, from the coding sequence ATGGCAAAGAAATTTGAAAAAAAGATCAAACTACAAATTCCAGCAGGAAAAGCAAGTCCAGCACCACCGATTGGCCCAGCCCTTGGTTCTGCGGGATTAAATATCATGGCCTTCTGCAAAGAATTTAATGCGAAGACTCAAGACAAGGCTGGAGAGCTCCTCCCTGTTGAAATTTCTGTCTTTTCTGACAAAAGCTTCACGTTTATTACAAAGCAACCTCCTGTTGCAAGAATGATCCTCAAGGAAATTGGGATTGATAAGGGATCGGGAGTTCCCAACCGTGATAAAGTAGGAAAACTTACGAAAGAACAAGTGAAAAAAATTGTAGATAAAAAACGCCCAGATTTAAGGGTCCGATCCGATGAGGCTGCTGGCCGCATTGTTGAGGGGACCGCTAGATCCATGGGGGTGGATATCATAGAAGGGTAA
- the rplA gene encoding 50S ribosomal protein L1, with the protein MAHRSKRYKEIQKLVDRDKSYGLGEAVEVLKTSPTAKFDESIEVALRLGVDPKKSDQQVRSTVFLPHGTGKTIRVVVLAKSDKAKEALDAGADEAGDKELIDKIKGGWTDFDAVIATPDMMREVGKLGKVLGPRGLMPAPKAGTVTTDVKKAVEDLKKGKIEFKVDKNGVVNNFVGKLSFSKEQLIENIESLIGAISKMKPPTAKGNFMRSLFVSSTMGAGLKIELNSLSLS; encoded by the coding sequence ATGGCACACAGAAGTAAACGATACAAAGAAATTCAAAAGCTTGTTGATAGGGACAAAAGTTACGGACTGGGCGAAGCCGTCGAGGTTCTTAAAACATCTCCTACTGCAAAGTTTGATGAATCGATAGAAGTTGCTCTTCGTCTTGGAGTTGACCCTAAGAAGTCCGACCAACAAGTTAGAAGTACTGTTTTTCTACCGCATGGAACTGGTAAAACAATCCGAGTTGTTGTTTTGGCTAAAAGTGATAAGGCTAAAGAAGCCTTGGATGCTGGGGCTGATGAGGCTGGAGATAAGGAACTGATTGACAAAATTAAGGGTGGATGGACAGATTTTGATGCTGTCATTGCAACTCCTGATATGATGCGCGAAGTTGGAAAGTTAGGGAAAGTTTTGGGGCCTCGTGGTTTAATGCCTGCTCCTAAAGCTGGAACAGTGACTACTGATGTTAAGAAAGCTGTAGAGGACTTAAAGAAAGGTAAAATTGAGTTTAAAGTCGACAAGAACGGCGTGGTTAACAATTTTGTCGGTAAACTTTCGTTTTCTAAGGAACAACTTATAGAAAATATTGAGTCCCTGATTGGCGCTATTTCGAAAATGAAGCCTCCAACCGCTAAGGGAAACTTTATGCGTTCCCTCTTTGTTTCGTCGACGATGGGTGCTGGGTTGAAGATCGAACTAAATTCACTCTCTCTTAGTTAG
- the infA gene encoding translation initiation factor IF-1, whose protein sequence is MPKEDTIKIEGKVEELLPNMTFRVSLENGMTVLAHLCGKMRMRNIRVFVGDTVKVEMSPYDLSKARIIYRQR, encoded by the coding sequence ATGCCCAAAGAAGATACGATTAAGATTGAAGGGAAGGTTGAAGAACTCCTCCCTAATATGACATTTAGAGTTAGCCTAGAAAATGGAATGACCGTCCTAGCCCACCTTTGCGGAAAAATGAGAATGCGAAATATCCGAGTTTTTGTAGGGGATACAGTCAAGGTGGAAATGTCACCTTACGACCTTTCGAAAGCAAGAATTATTTATCGTCAAAGATAA